A stretch of DNA from Lysinibacillus sp. B2A1:
TTGTAGAGTTAAGTATGCCGCGACAATGCCCATAATTTTGCCTAACAACTTGTCAGCAGCATTTGTACCATCCCTTATATGATTTGTGAATCCTTGTTGGGCATTGTCAGCATCACGGACTTCATTTTCAATTCGATTAAATTGATCAGCAGCTCTTGCTAACTCTCGTCTAGCGATTTCGATGCTTGATGTATCCATCATATGACCAGATGCAGCATTCATCGCTTCCATTTGGTTAACCATCATTGAAACAGCATTATGCATAGCTTTCATTGGTTGAGTTAAACGATCTTGGATTTGAATTGCTGTTCGAATAGTTGCCATGACCTCACCTCTTTTTAAGCATAATAAAAAGCCACTACAAAAAAATTAGTGACTTTACTGAATAACTTATTTACACATATTAAAAATATTTCGAATCATACGTGAATCTTGCTATTCCAAATGTATTATTTTTAATTTCTAAAATCCATACACCCTCCACTTTATCAGATACTTTTTCATATCTTAAAGCATAGTTAGTATCGGCTTCCTCCTGCATTGTTGACTGTGGTACAATCCCAAACATAGGGAATATATCTTCCTCTTTATCAAAATTCATTGTAGAATTGTCATATCCCATATATTGACCGGAATAGACGTTTAATCTTACTACTACATCATCAAATAATATAAATTCATATTTGTTCTTTTCATATATAAATAATTTACCTACAATACTTTGATTGTTTTTGGGTATTGACCACTCAAAATCTTCAACACTTTCTGGCTCACCCATAATTTCAATCAATTGTTTACTACTAATTTTACTGAATTTTGTAACATCTGTGATCACTTCAACTGAACTTTTCGCGTCTTTTTTATCTGAATTTTGATTAGTCCCTATTATTATAGTAACAATGATAGAAAGTATAATGACTGTCAAACAGCCAATCGGTAAACACCCTTTCTTTTTAGGTTGGGCATTGTAATTATTATAATTATTCTTGCCTGTATTGATATCTGCTGGTCTACTACTTACTTGCTCAGTAGCTGGAGTATTCGATGTTTTAAACATTTTTTGAATTAGCGTTTTATATATCTTGTCATCAATTTCTAGTAAGCTTTTTTTTCCATCTTTAAATTCAATAGCGACAAAGTGTGTACCTTTGTTTTTTGCACTCAGTCCAGCAAGTAAACCAACAGGACCCAACAACACTCCGCCTACCAATCCACGAGAAACTCCTGATATAGCACTCTTCCTATGTTCTTCCGTAATCAACTCATAATTTTCCACTGTAGTTTGGTTTAATTCTAAAATCTTTTTAAACCCTGAATTAATACTAATTAATTCTGAAATTTTTAATACTGAACAATTTAAATAATCGCCTGCAATAATTTTATTTTTAGCCACATTATCCCCTCCTTATGTACTATTAACACTATACATGGATAATAGAGGGAATTCTAATACTATTTTCATACCTTTACATAATCATTATCTCTTTCCCTTACTTCTGCCTTTTGCTCCTCTTTTCGCCTCGCGTTCTTGCTTTTTATCATCTTCAATCTTAACTTGCACAGAAGCGATAATACACGCTTTATCAAAAAGAGATAAAGTCATATATTCAGACGGTAGGCGACGCTGTTTTTGCACCCACCAATGCATTATATTGGCGTCACCATCACCGTCCTCTATTAGTTTTTTACTTCTTCAACCATATCCTCAAGTTCGGCTTCATAACCGTTTACTTCTTGTGCTGCTGCTGAAGCATCTGCAATTTCACCAATTGTTAGCATCTTGCCAAGTAGAGAGTCTGCGCCCATTGCTTTGTATGAATCCTGTAGTTCTTTATTATTTAAGTTAGGAAATACAATTGATTCAACTGTTAATAATCGTTGATATTTAAAATGGTCAAAGTCTGTATTAAACTGACCCTTACGTTTTCCTTGTGTAATCATAGATCGTTTTGTACATTCAGACTTTAATTCAGCGTCACGTTCTGGTGACACTGACGCAAACTCCCATTCAATAGGATTACCCTGTTCATCTACGAAACTTTTTGAAATAGTACGTTTAATATTTTCATTTTGCTTTTTGTTATGTGCAAAGAATGCTTGTAAATTAGACATTTTATAATCACCTTATCCTTTTTATAGTTGTAATTGATAAAAAGAGCCTGCCATAGCAAGCCCTTATTGCATTTCTGGTAAAATAGAAAATTCCTCTGGCATATCCCAATCCTCGAAAGTAAAGTCTACAGAATCCTCTAGATAATCTGCATCTGCATCAAGTGCTGCGACAATACCGCCATCCATATTACAATCAATTAATATTGTCGTCTGCCGGCCAACTGTAGCAGAACCATCTTCATTCGTTATTTGAATATCGAAATAAATATCTTCCCCAGTATCTTTATAACGTTTCAATAGCTTTCTAAATATTGATGTATTGAAATGGAACGTGGCAGATCCAGTACCTTCCCATCCAGTAGATTTATTACCTTTACCTGTTCGTCCCATGATCGGCACTTGAGTTTTTGTTTTATCCATACGTGCTTCAATATTAATAAGCTGTGCAAATTTATATCGATTCCCTTCAATTGTTACATAGGCGACACCTTGAGCACCATGGACTGCATCACGAGCATGCATGGTATTTTCAGCGAAGTATTGAAGATCCAATGGAATTAATATTTTGTTTGGTTTCAAATCGATTCCTCCTCTTAAGCCACCATCGTTGTCACATAAAGTTGTGACATCGTTAAAGTATTTGTAATTTCTTCTTGCACTACAACCGCACGTTTGGATTCACCTTGTCCAACAAATAACTTTTCTTTATCGTAATTTTGGATAGCTCGAATACGCTGCATTTCCCCACGATGTTTACCAATATCGTTCCATAGTGAAATGCGACCATCTGGATCATTCGGCACTTTACCCAGATAGCGAGTATTAAATAGATGCGCTGTATCGATTGCAAGTTGATCCAGTACTCGAATAGTTTGATTGAATGAGAAATCCTCATTTTTATCTGTTCTAAATGATGTGAAAGTATTTACATCTTCTAACACATTGAAATCATCGCCCACTCGATGGAATACGTATTTACCTGAGTTTAGAAGTATTGTTAATTGAGGTTGAGTCTTTGTTTCAGACATATCAAGCTCATGCTCACCATCGTAAATGCGATTTGTATTTGATTGATTAACAACTACGCCAGCTTGTACACCTGTAGCCCAATAAACAGCGCCAAATACTTCTTCACCATCACCAATAGCATCATTTTGAATATCTATGATGCCTTCATGATCTGCTTTCCCAAGCTTATGGCCGATTAATTGGAACTTGCCTCCAACCTCATCACGAATACGTTTTGTGTACTCTATATATAGCGATTTAATAGTAGAATCTTCTGATAAGCATCCTAATGTGTTAAAACCATATGCCCCCAATTCATCTAACGCCATTTGATGGGGTGTTCCAGCTGTTAACGCTGTAGCTCCGTTATTTCCACCTGTTAGTGGTGTACCTGCAGTTGCACTTAAAGTAGCATCCTTTTTGAAGTCAACGAAATCATTATTTTTTAAATCTGCAGCAATTGAAATAGCGTTTTGTTCATCAATTAAAGTACCTGCAATGAGTGTTTTTACATCCCATTTTGACGATTCGTCTACATTAGCTTGAATAATGATTGTAATGTCATTACCACGTATTCCTTTACATTTAGCTATAGCGAATTCATTTTCAGCCTTTGAACCACCTATATTCAATTTGCAAATAAATGCTGTAAGGGCACCTTTAAATAAATCCCTAATTCCTTTCAATTTTGGATGTGTGTAATCGTAGCCAAATAGCTTTAAAGAGTCTTTTTGCAGTTCCTCTTTTGTGATGGTCATTACAGCATCATCCATTCCCCAATCAAGAGCTATAGGTAACGCAGCATAACCTCGATCAGATAAATTTAGGAATGCTCGTGCCTTACTAATGAAATTTTGATACGTACCTGGTAAAACTTTATTTTGTGTAAGCCAAAATCCGCCACCCAAAGCCATTACGCCTTACCTCCTTCTTCAAACTCTTTTAGAATCCCATCCACATTAGCGAATGAGTATTTTTTGTTGTCCTCTAGTAACGCATTCAAAGCATCACGACGATGAACGTATTTTTTACTTTTGATTAATTGATCTTTTGTGAATGTTTGCAAAGTATCTTCTACAGCCTTTTTTACATCTTCACTTTTTACAGGTTCAACTTTTTCCTGTATTTTAGTTGCCGTCATTAGGTATCACCCTTTGCTTATTGATGTATTGCTCTAATGAGCCCATGAAAATCTTTTCTTCAACCTCTTGCAAGAAGAAATTAAAATGAATAAAATTATGACCAATCTTATCTACTACCTCACTGTTTGCTCCTGTACCAAGCATAAGAGAGCCATTTAACAGTGTTAATTCTTTTAGCGCTTGTTGTACCTTCAAAGTCATATTAGCGCTCTCTGACGCACCACGAGAAGGGAAATACTGCACATTAAAAAGTGTTGTAACCTTCCATCGGCCACCGATTTGTCTTATATGCTCAAGGTTCAAAAATTGAATTAAAAAAGCAGGAGTTTTAAACCCCTGCGGTACTTCATCAATATACTTTTTGTAGTTATCACCAAAAGCTTGATGAAGCTTAACGGATATAGCGTTTTGAATATCATTAATCTCCATCGAAAGCCTCCCTTAACAGCGTGTATAGTTTTCTCTCAAGTATTGCTGGCGCCTGTTGTTCTACTTGGTCAGCACTTATGGTCATCATGAATAGACCATTTACCCAGCCTTGGTGATTAGAAGTGCGATGACCAAATTCAACGTATTGCGCGTAATCTACACTATTGATAACCTCTATTTCATAGTTAGCACCACTCTTTTTTACTTGTCCAATAGTCCACCCACGCCGTAAAGTTCCTCCATTTACTTTCGCTACTGGAGTACGTCTAATTACTTTACCTAACATTCTAGCTGCTAACTCCTTGGCTGCGGCTTCGCAAAACTTATCGAAATCAGCTCTTGCCAACTTCGCTAACTTTTTCTCAAATGCTTTCAATTGTGCTAAATCAACACGTCCACCACTACCCATTATGCGTACCTCTCGAATGCTTCAAGTTGTATTTCCTGATGGTCCATATAAACAGCAGGCTCACCACTCCTTGCATACTCAGCGGTTTTACCATGCTGCGTCACGACGATTTTAGAGCCTGCTGGTATATCAAGTTCAGGCGCAATAAATAGTTTAGTAGTCTGAGCTAGTATTGCTGGACTGCCTGTCGGAGTAGTTGATGTTTGCTTTTCAAATGATAGCTTGCACTTTTGGTCAGTAAATAGTGTCACTTCTTCGTGCTTTGTAACATGAGTAATCGGATCAGTGACTTCTTGCCATACCTTGACCGTACACAACCCTTTGTACAACGACTCTACAGCCTTACGTCTCGCGCTTACCATGTGAGCACCCTATACTTTATAAAGTCTGTATTGCCATGTTGTAGATACAAGATAAAAGCATCGAATTGAGCTTCTGGAGTCTTATTCGCTTCAACAGCAAACACTACATTCGTGTCACCATCCTGCACCTGTTTTGCAACAGCTTCAAAGTTAAGAGTTTCAATATCTAACAAGCCCATAGCCTTTTTATTAAGCAAGAACTCTCCAACTACCATATCAATGGCAATTTCTTTTAAGCCCAACGGAATCATTGTTAGATTCGTTTGGTTATTGATGTGATTAGTCACTTTATCGATAGCAAATTTAAGCAACATATCATCTGAACTACTTGGAGCACTAGATAAAGTCACTCCAAGTGCAGATAAACGCATTACTACATCTAGATACATGCGAATCACTCGCTTTCAGACGTTTTTGACCTAGGAGTCTTTTTTGGCTCCTCTAAACGTTCCATTATGGATTCATTGAGATATTTTTCATCAATAGTCAATTCGTCACCAACTAAAAAGCGCTCACCCTTATAACGTATAGGGAAAGCGCCATCTTTAACTTTTACTTTAATGTTTGCCACTACCCTCAACCTCCTTAGGCAATCGGTTGTGCTTGGAATACGTTTTGTGCTTCTGGGAATGAAGGGATTGCTGTAGCTGCTGCTTTTGCCCATGTTGTAATCGGGTCTTTTCCTTCTTCATACAACATACCAATAACCTTACCAATAGTTGTCATTTCTACATCGCCTGAGTTGCGGATAAGTCGAGATTCCTCAGGTGTTGGTCCGTAAAGCGATTCACCTAGTTGTCCATCACCGAACATTACGAATTTGTTATCAGGGAAGTAGCTCTTTGTTGTATATGTGCCATTTGCATTCTGTTCGCGATACTTCGTGTTAGCACTTGATTCATACACAGCGATAGAAGGTAGCCCCTGTTGTGTAAAGAATGCGTTTAAATCTGTTAAATTAGCTACACGAGCCGAACCAGCACCATATAAGTAGCCAATAATTTTTGGATTACGCAAAATAAGCCCTGCAATTTTTTTGGATGTTAAAGCACGAGTTGGCGTAATATCTAATGTATCAGCCCAACGTTCAAGATCTCCTAAAATGTCCTCAGTACCTGTGCCCCAAATATCAGTTCCAGCAAGAGATTCTTTGTGATCAGTTGGCACACCGTAATCAACTGAAATAGTAGGCGATGTACCATTAGCGCTGTTTAATGCTAATTTCAACTCACCTGTTGCCAGCGCTTGCATACGCATTAATTCAACACGAGCGCGTACATCATTTGCTGCTTTGTCGATTAAGTTGAATACACGTTGCATTAAATACTGTTGTTCCTGTGCTGTACGAGGGTTTTGTATAGCCATTAAATCTTTTTCTGTGATTTGATACTTTTTCTTGATATAAGCAGCCTCTAACACCTGCTTAGCTGCATCTAGCGAACCAATTTCTGCCTCTGTATCAAAAGCGTGTACCTTTGCAATGACAGGCAATTCGTTAGCCCCTACAAGGTATTCAAATTCAAGTGTATCGTGTTTAACTTCTGGAAAAAGAGCTTCACCAATACCATATGTTTGGTACTTTCGCTCTTTCATGTAATCTAATACTGTTTTTTGATCAAATAACTCTAAAATGTCTGGCATATTGATTTCCCTCCAATTATCGGAATTTAATTTCTTTTAATGCTGTTTTAGCTGCAGCATCTGGTGCTACAGGTAGGCGATCTTCTAAGATATAAGCCTCTACAATCAAAGAACCAGGTTGCGGCCCATTTGTTACATCAACATCTGTGTATAAAACACCTTCTGCTGTTGCATCATTTTTAGGTAAGATAGTACCTGCCTTTACGATTTTCTTTCCATTCGCATCTGCTGTTACACCTACATCACTCACTAAATACGTAAATGCTTGTACTTTTGATGATGCTAAGAAGTTAACACGTTGGAATTTTTCGATTGGTTTTACATACGGCATGTATAGCCCTCCTTTTAATTAGGTCCAAGGGGTTTTATCTGAACCACTTGAACCTTTTTCGTTCGCTATTTTTGCGAAGTTAGTACCTACATCACTTGTGCCTGCACTATTGTCTGCACCTCCAGCAGGATTCCACCCTCTAAATGTGGGTTGTTGCTTTTCTGGCACAAATAAAAAGGACTTTGATTCTTGCAACGATTTAAGTTGCTCATCAAGTCCTTTAGTGACTTTGCCATCCTTGCTTAATTCGATTGTATTTCGATCAATAAGTCCTGCAACTAAGTCCGAATCATGTACTTTGCCAGATAAGGCTAATTTCAATGCACTTGATAAACGTTCATCTTTAAGTTCTTGCTCGTGTTGCTGTTTAGATGTCTCATTTGTTTGTTGGAGTTCAGTGATTTTTGCTTGAAGCCCTTCAACATCTACTTTCTTCAATTCTTCAAGTTGTGTATCTCGCTCAGATAATTGAGTTTCAAGTGAACTTTTAGCAGTAGACAACTCGTTATATTTTGCTTTTGGTACCACATGCTTTGGAGCTTCTTTTGCTGCATTTGCCACAATTGTTTCAATCTGATCATCTGCAATACCAGCAGTTTTAAGTAATTCTTTTAACCAATCCATTTTCATTACCTCCATACATTTTTATACAGGTCTGTGCCTGTTGGTGGTGTTCGCTTCTTTATGGTCTTGCCTTTAAAAAGACCAAATTAAAAAGCCGTGAAGTCACGACTTATTGTTCTTCATACATACCATTAATGACATCCACTTTGGCGCATTCTAATAAACCTAAAGCCTCGACCGAGCTTCCATCAGATGAAACTACTTTGATTGTGCCATCTTTCGTTTTAATAATGCTTATTACCATTTCGATATCTTCAACATGATCTAAAGTATCTTCCAACGATGCCCTTGGTGTGATAACGCCATCGCGAATTGCTTTCTTTTCACGAAAATCAATCACAGAACATCACTCCTTGGCACACCAATAATGCTACTTAATTTACCGTCTATAAAAATAGCGATTGTTTTTGGCGTTAAATATTCAATTGTCAGGATATAGGACGGTTTTATTTTCATGCTACAAACCTCGCCTCCCACTCAGGATATTTAATTTTTGAATCAATGTAGTAGACCTTACCATCACGACCACGAGCAATCCTTTGACTGACATCATCTTCAAAATACGGTGCTGTGGTCGTTCGACAAAAGGGTGGAAAGGATTTGCTGTTACACCAGGTTCAAAGTCTGTCATCTTAAATACCTTGCCATCCATCGATTGGCAAATATCACTCGTCTTACCATCAAGCGTAGCAATAATTTCATATCGCTCGATACTTAGCTCGTTAAATGCATCCTTTTGAGCCGAAGCACTAAAAAAAGCCGATTCTGTCATCACTAAACGCTTAATTTGATAGCGTGTGTTTTGAGAACCTAGCTTTTTGTGTAATGTGCTAATAATCTTTTCTGGGCCTGTACCTTGAGCAACAGATTGAATTAACTCTGTGTGTAGTGTATTAAGTAAGATGTTTTTATCTCGCCATATCTTTTGGCTGAATGTTTGACCATCAGCAGTCCATGGTTTACTAATTACTTTCGTTAGCTTGGTTTCATCAAGTGCCTGTAGAGTAAAGCCAATCTCAAAAGCTTTTTGTACCTCAAATGCTGTGTGATAGTACTGAGTTTGATACGTTTCTTTCATCAGTCGCTCAAAGCCCTCAA
This window harbors:
- a CDS encoding phage tail protein, with the translated sequence MALGGGFWLTQNKVLPGTYQNFISKARAFLNLSDRGYAALPIALDWGMDDAVMTITKEELQKDSLKLFGYDYTHPKLKGIRDLFKGALTAFICKLNIGGSKAENEFAIAKCKGIRGNDITIIIQANVDESSKWDVKTLIAGTLIDEQNAISIAADLKNNDFVDFKKDATLSATAGTPLTGGNNGATALTAGTPHQMALDELGAYGFNTLGCLSEDSTIKSLYIEYTKRIRDEVGGKFQLIGHKLGKADHEGIIDIQNDAIGDGEEVFGAVYWATGVQAGVVVNQSNTNRIYDGEHELDMSETKTQPQLTILLNSGKYVFHRVGDDFNVLEDVNTFTSFRTDKNEDFSFNQTIRVLDQLAIDTAHLFNTRYLGKVPNDPDGRISLWNDIGKHRGEMQRIRAIQNYDKEKLFVGQGESKRAVVVQEEITNTLTMSQLYVTTMVA
- a CDS encoding major capsid protein E; the protein is MPDILELFDQKTVLDYMKERKYQTYGIGEALFPEVKHDTLEFEYLVGANELPVIAKVHAFDTEAEIGSLDAAKQVLEAAYIKKKYQITEKDLMAIQNPRTAQEQQYLMQRVFNLIDKAANDVRARVELMRMQALATGELKLALNSANGTSPTISVDYGVPTDHKESLAGTDIWGTGTEDILGDLERWADTLDITPTRALTSKKIAGLILRNPKIIGYLYGAGSARVANLTDLNAFFTQQGLPSIAVYESSANTKYREQNANGTYTTKSYFPDNKFVMFGDGQLGESLYGPTPEESRLIRNSGDVEMTTIGKVIGMLYEEGKDPITTWAKAAATAIPSFPEAQNVFQAQPIA